TCATCGTTCACCGGGGTGACCGTCAGCTGCACCTCGGCGTTCGTGTACAGGTTCTCCTCGTCCGTGGCGGTGAGGACGATGGTGCCCGTGCCGTGCGCATCCGGCACGGGGGTGATGGTCAGCACCCGGTTGGCCCCGGATCCGCTGACCTTGAGGCCGGCATCCGTCACCAGCCACGTGTCCTTGGAGTGCGCGATCACCTGCACCTTGGCGGGGTTCTCATCCTCCACCTGCAGGGGCAGCTGGTACGTACCGTCTTCCTCCATGATCACCGTGTCCTGGACATGGATCACGGGGGCGGCGTTGGACTGGGTCAGCACGATCTCGTAAGCGAAGTCAAAGTCGTCGTACCGCCGCCACTGGCCCGGCTGGTACTCCAGCAGGACGTTGCCGGGGCCTGCCGCAGGGTACTTGCGGTAGTGCCAATGGTACGTGGTCGGCTGGGCGGGGTTGCTCTCCCCCGCGGTGGTCACCACCAGGGCATACGAGGTGCCCTTGCTCAGCCGCTTCCCCTGTCGCGCCTGCAGGGGCACGTCAACCCACGTCGGGTCCGTCCCCGCACCCGAGGGCCGCAGCTGACCTTCAGCCAGGATGTCGGTCCCCAGAACGCTGCCGGACAGCGTGCGCACCTCCACCTTCAGGTCGGCGGTGTCGCCGGTCCACGACAGCGGGATGCTGACGCGCTCGACGGTGCCGGTGGCGTCGGCGGTGAAGATCTGCGCGCACGCGTACCCCTCGCGGCATTGCTGCGGAGCAGCCGACGGGTCGAACTGGCCCTGCCCCAGGGTCGCGCCCAGGGCCAGGGGAGACCACAAGTTAGTGAGCAGCAGCAGGGTCAGGGCAACTGCAATCGGTTTGAATCTCGACATGCCTCGTGATCCTCCCGCGTTCCCCCACCTCACGCCCGGACGTCGGGCGGCATGTGCGCAGGGGTTGAACAAGTATTACCTAAAACTTGTTCTCGCGAAAGGGACTGTTTTCCTTTCGGGATTGCCGCGCGCCGCGCGGCACCGGGGAATACTGAGCGGGAGGTGAGACGCCATGGGCAAGTGCACGGACGGGCCCCGGGTGGGCCTGGCCCTGGGCGGCGGCGGCGCCAGGGGGGCCGCCCACGTGGGCGTGCTGCGGGCGCTGGAGCGGGCCGGCATCCCGATCGCCTGCATCGCCGGCACGTCCTCCGGCGCCATGGTGGGGGCCGCGTATGCCGCCGGCCTCTCCCCCGACCAGATCGAGCGGGTCTTCGCCTCGGTGCGGTTCCGGGACCTGTTCCGGCCGGTCTGGGCCCGGGACGGGTGGCTGGACAACTCCCCCCTCGCCGACACCTTCGAGCGGGAAGCCGGGCGGTTGAACGCCGAGGACCTCCGCATCCCCTTCGCCGCCACCGCCACCGATGCGGACACCGGCGAACCGGTGACGCTGCAGTGCGGTCCCCTCGGCCCGATCCTGCGCGCCACCACGGCGATGCCCTGCATCGTGCGTCCGGTACACCTGGACGGAAGGCGGCTGGTGGACGGCGGCGTGGTCCACAAGGTCCCCGTGCAGCTGGCCCGGGCGATGGGCGCGGACATCGTCGTCGCCGTGGACCTCTCCTTCCCCTATCCCTGGAGACGAAAAAAGGCCAGGCATCCCCTGGTCTTCCTCATGCGCATGCTGGAGATCATGGAGCAGCACCTGGTCGCCGCGCAGCTGGACGGCGCGGATGTGGTCATCCGCCCATGGGC
The nucleotide sequence above comes from Symbiobacterium thermophilum IAM 14863. Encoded proteins:
- a CDS encoding patatin-like phospholipase family protein, which encodes MGKCTDGPRVGLALGGGGARGAAHVGVLRALERAGIPIACIAGTSSGAMVGAAYAAGLSPDQIERVFASVRFRDLFRPVWARDGWLDNSPLADTFEREAGRLNAEDLRIPFAATATDADTGEPVTLQCGPLGPILRATTAMPCIVRPVHLDGRRLVDGGVVHKVPVQLARAMGADIVVAVDLSFPYPWRRKKARHPLVFLMRMLEIMEQHLVAAQLDGADVVIRPWADCGTFEFHRYRAQILSGEAAAAKAIPAILACLDRFAAAGRPIPAPATDHAPATDHAPATDHAPAAGRETRPSTGAAAEARPALTPAPVAPAAHPAPAPRPGLLPLPAPGQTQASAP